The Alphaproteobacteria bacterium genomic interval GCTGGCGCAGGCGCGCGGCTGGTGCGGCGCGGTCGACAGCGTCCAGCATGCGGTGTGCCGGGTGATGAGCGACCGGGAGTATATCGCCCATTGGAGCCTGGGGCTCGACCTGCGCATCGCGCTGAAGACCGCGCGTCTGATGCTGGGCCATCTGACGGGCCGGAGCGCGGCATGAACCTCCGCGCCGGTTCCCCCATGTCGACGACCTTGGCGACGATCCTGGCGGCGACCGCGCTGGCGCTGGCGCTCGCCAGCGCCTTTGCCAGCGGCGGCGAGACGCTGGCCGGTCAGGGCCTGGTCGTCGCCGCAGGGGGGATCGGCCTCGGGGCGGTGGCGCTGGCGCCGGCCATGGCAAGGCGCCGATTTCTGCCGCCGTCGCTGCGTTGGGCCGCAGGCTGCTGGGCCGCGCTGTCGGTCTGGTGCCTGATCCAGGCGGCACCGTTCGGCGTGTTCGTGCATCCGGCCTGGCCCGCCGCGGCCCAGGCCCTGGGCGAGCCGCAGGCCGGTGCCATCGTCCTCGACCCGCAGGCCGCGACGGACGCCGCGGCGCGGCTCGCCGCCTATGGCGGACTGTTCGCGGCCGGACTGGCGGCGGCTGAAGAGGCGCGCCGGCTCCGGGCCGCTCTCGCGCTCGCCATCGCCGCCATAGCGGCGACGGCGCTGTTCGCCGTCGACTGGGATACCGGCCCCGCCGGGCTCGCCAAGGTGCGCCAGTGGGGCGACCTCGCCTTTCCGTTTGCCAACCGCAATCACCTCTGCGTGTTTGTCGGCATCGGGGCCATTGCCGCGGCAACCGGCCTGGTGCAACCAACGGCCAGCGCCCGGTGGCGGGCCCTGCTGGGTGCCGCACTGCTGGCCTGCCTGGCGGCCGCCTTCGCCAGCCATTCCCGGGCCGGCCTGGCGGCTCTGGGAGGCGGGCTGGCCGTGGCCCTGTTGTCCGCCCTGGCGAGCCGAAAACGCCTGTTTTGGGGCATGGCGGTCGGGGCAGCGCTGGGGCTGGCCTTCGCTGCCGGGACGCTCGCCCGGCTGGAAACGCTGGGGGATGCGGCGGCCCTGCGGCTCGCCATTATCGGCGAGGCGTTTCGGCTCTCGGCCGAGCGCCCGCTGCTGGGTGTCGGCAGTTTCGACCTGGCCTTTCAGGCGATGGCGTCGGCGTTTCCGCAAGGCCTGGTGCTAAGCGCCCACAATGTGCTGGCGGAATCGCTGGTGGAACGCGGCTGGCCCGCCACCGTCGTCGCGGTCGCCGCGCTGACGCTGGTACTGGGACAATGCGCCCGCTCAATCGCGGCCGCTGGCGAATCTAGAGTGCGCGGCGCTGCCGCCATCGGTATCGCGACAATGGTGTCGCTACACGGTATGGTGGATTTCAGCGTTCACATACCCACCATCGCCGCCCTGGTCGCATTTGCGCTGGGGTCGGGTGCGGCGCCCTCCCGGCAGTCAGCACTCGCCCCGCCCGAAAAGGTGGCCCGCGGCACCCGGTTTCAGGGAGCCCGCGCATGACCATCGTCCCCGTTATCCTCTCCGGCGGCAGCGGAACCCGGCTCTGGCCGCTCTCGCGCGAACTGTATCCCAAACAGTTCCTGCCCCTGGTGGGTGCGCGCTCCATGCTCCAGGAGACCCTGGCCATGACCCAGGGCCGCGGCGACTGTGGCCAACCCCTGGTGCTGGGCAACGAGGCGCACCGTTTCATCGTTGCCCAGCAGGCCCAGGAAATCGGCTGCCCGATCCGGCCGATCGTGCTGGAGCCCACCGCCCGCAACACCGCGCCGGCGGTGGCCGCGGCCGCCACGATCCTGGCCGGGGAGAACCCGGACGCGCTTCTGCTGGTGCTGCCGGCGGACCACAGCTTTGCCGACCGGGCCGCGTTCATGGACGCCGTCGCCGCCGCCGCGCCCACGGCCGCAGCCGGACGCCTCGTCACCTTCGGGGTCAAGCCGACCCGACCGGAAACTGGCTATGGCTATATCCGCCCGGGCGGGGCGCTGCCGGATGCGGCCGGCGTGCGGGCGGTCGAGCAATTCGTCGAGAAGCCCGATGCGGACCGCGCCGCCCGGTTCCTGGCCGACGGCTATCTCTGGAACGCCGGCATCTTTCTGTTCCGCGCCGGCACGGTGCTGGAGGAAATGCGCCGGCATTGCCCCGACGCCGTTTCCGCGGCCGACGCCGCGGTGCGGGCCGGAGGGGCGGACCTGGACTTTTTCCGTCTCGGCAAGGACGCATTCGCCGCCGCCCCTTCCATCTCCATCGACCACGCGGTGATGGAAAAGACCGACCGGGCCGCGGTCCAGCCCATTGATGTCGGCTGGACCGATGTCGGCGCCTGGAGCGCGCTTTGGGACATCGGCGAAAAAGACGCCGACGGCAATGTGCTGGTCGGCGACGTCATGGCACGGACCAGCCGCAACAGCTATGCGCGCAGCGACGGCAAGCTGACCGTGCTGCTGGGGGTGGAGGACCTGGTCGTGGTCTCCACCGACGACGTCACCCTGGTTGCAGCCAAGGACCAAAGCCAGGAAATCAAAACCATCGTCGAAGCGTTGCGCGCCGCGAAGCGCGAGGAGGCGGACGCCCATGTCCGCGTCTACCGCCCGTGGGGCTTCTATCAATCGGTTCATGCCGGGGAGCGGTTTCAGGTCAAGCGCCTGACCGTGTGGCCCGGCCAACAGCTCTCCCTCCAAAAACACTATCATCGGGCAGAGCATTGGGTCGTCGTCAATGGCACCGCCGTCGTCACCCGTGACGACGAGGAAATCCTCCTGCGAGAGAACGAGTCGGTCTACCTGCCCCTGGGCTGCGTGCACCGCCTCGCCAATCCGGGCCGCCTGCCCCTCAACATCATCGAGGTGCAGTCCGGCTCCTATCTGGGAGAGGATGACATTGTCCGTTTCGAGGATACCTACGGCCGCAGCTAGCGGCACCGAAAGCCGCAGGCGATGACGGTCGTCGTCTGCGGGCTCGCCACCGTCGGGGCGAGCATGGCGGCCTGGTTGCTGGAACGCGGCCACACCGTCGTCGGCGTCGACACCGACGCCAGCAAGCGCGAGGCCGTCGCCGGCGGTCGGGCACCCGTCAGCGAGCCCGGCATGGCCGAGGCCTTCGCCGACGGTGTCGCCACGGGCCGGCTGAGCGTCGCGGATGATCTGGCCCGCGCCATGATGGACCCGGCGGTGGACACCGTCGCCATCGCCGTCGGCACGCCGCGCGCCGAGGACGGCAGCCTGTCGCTCGCGCAGATCCACGCGGCCACCAATGCCGTCATCGACGGCATCCGGCGCCGGCCGGACGGCAGCCCCGCCGTGCTGATCTGCTATCGCTCCACCGTGCCGCCCGGCACCTGTCGCGACGTGCTGCTGCCGAAGCTGGAACAGGCTCTCGGCCCCGCCGGCGGCTGGTTCGAGATCGCCTACCACCCCGAATTCCTGCGCATGGGCCACGGGCTGGAGGATGCGCGCGAACCCGGCCGGATCGTGCTGGGCGAGCGCTATCCGGGCGCGAGCCGGCGCCTGAACGGCATTTACGGCAACCCGGCGGGCCAGGTGTTCGAGATCGACTTCGCCAGCGCGGAACTGGCGAAAATGGCGGACAACACCTGGCGGGCGGCCAAGGTGGCATTTGCCAACGAAACCGCGCGCCTCGCCATGGCGACCGGGGCCGCGCCGCAGGAGGTGATGCGGGTCCTGACCGCGGACGCACGCTACAACCTCTCCGGCGCCTATCTGACGCCGGGCCTGCCGTTCGGCGGCTATTGCCTGCCGAAAGACAGCGCCGGCATTGCCGAAGCCGCGGCGGAATGGGGGGTCGAGACGCCGCTGTTCGCGGCGCTGAACCGCAGCAACGCGGCCCATGCCGACGCCATCGTCACGGCGCTGCTGGCACAATATCCGGCCGGCAGCCGGCTGTTGCAGATGGGCCTGGGCTTCAAGCCCGGCAGTGACGACCTGCGCGAAAGCCCGCTCTGCGACCTGGCGGAGCGCCTGCTGGCCTGCGGCATCTGCCTCGCCATCTGGGATCCGGCGTTTCCCGATCCGGGCGGCCTGCCGGCATCGCTGCGGTCGAGCTGGTGCGGCGAGCCGGATACGCGGGACGTTGACGCGATCATCCTGGGCCAT includes:
- a CDS encoding nucleotide sugar dehydrogenase, coding for MTVVVCGLATVGASMAAWLLERGHTVVGVDTDASKREAVAGGRAPVSEPGMAEAFADGVATGRLSVADDLARAMMDPAVDTVAIAVGTPRAEDGSLSLAQIHAATNAVIDGIRRRPDGSPAVLICYRSTVPPGTCRDVLLPKLEQALGPAGGWFEIAYHPEFLRMGHGLEDAREPGRIVLGERYPGASRRLNGIYGNPAGQVFEIDFASAELAKMADNTWRAAKVAFANETARLAMATGAAPQEVMRVLTADARYNLSGAYLTPGLPFGGYCLPKDSAGIAEAAAEWGVETPLFAALNRSNAAHADAIVTALLAQYPAGSRLLQMGLGFKPGSDDLRESPLCDLAERLLACGICLAIWDPAFPDPGGLPASLRSSWCGEPDTRDVDAIILGHPWPRAARRPLAPMIDLTHLSSLQPALP
- a CDS encoding mannose-1-phosphate guanylyltransferase/mannose-6-phosphate isomerase: MTIVPVILSGGSGTRLWPLSRELYPKQFLPLVGARSMLQETLAMTQGRGDCGQPLVLGNEAHRFIVAQQAQEIGCPIRPIVLEPTARNTAPAVAAAATILAGENPDALLLVLPADHSFADRAAFMDAVAAAAPTAAAGRLVTFGVKPTRPETGYGYIRPGGALPDAAGVRAVEQFVEKPDADRAARFLADGYLWNAGIFLFRAGTVLEEMRRHCPDAVSAADAAVRAGGADLDFFRLGKDAFAAAPSISIDHAVMEKTDRAAVQPIDVGWTDVGAWSALWDIGEKDADGNVLVGDVMARTSRNSYARSDGKLTVLLGVEDLVVVSTDDVTLVAAKDQSQEIKTIVEALRAAKREEADAHVRVYRPWGFYQSVHAGERFQVKRLTVWPGQQLSLQKHYHRAEHWVVVNGTAVVTRDDEEILLRENESVYLPLGCVHRLANPGRLPLNIIEVQSGSYLGEDDIVRFEDTYGRS
- a CDS encoding O-antigen ligase family protein, with translation MSTTLATILAATALALALASAFASGGETLAGQGLVVAAGGIGLGAVALAPAMARRRFLPPSLRWAAGCWAALSVWCLIQAAPFGVFVHPAWPAAAQALGEPQAGAIVLDPQAATDAAARLAAYGGLFAAGLAAAEEARRLRAALALAIAAIAATALFAVDWDTGPAGLAKVRQWGDLAFPFANRNHLCVFVGIGAIAAATGLVQPTASARWRALLGAALLACLAAAFASHSRAGLAALGGGLAVALLSALASRKRLFWGMAVGAALGLAFAAGTLARLETLGDAAALRLAIIGEAFRLSAERPLLGVGSFDLAFQAMASAFPQGLVLSAHNVLAESLVERGWPATVVAVAALTLVLGQCARSIAAAGESRVRGAAAIGIATMVSLHGMVDFSVHIPTIAALVAFALGSGAAPSRQSALAPPEKVARGTRFQGARA